A genomic segment from Danio aesculapii chromosome 17, fDanAes4.1, whole genome shotgun sequence encodes:
- the ythdf2 gene encoding YTH domain-containing family protein 2, producing MSASSLLEQRPKGQANKVQNGAVTQKDTLNDDEFEPYLNAQPRQSNAYTAMSDSYMPSYYSPSIGFTYSLNEAAWSTGGDPPMPYLASYGQLSNGEHHFLPDAMFGQSGALGNNPFLGQHGFNFFPSGIDFPAWGNSSSQGQSTQSSGYSSSYAYAPSTLGGAMIDGQSPFAANEPLNKAVGMNSLDQGMAGLKIGAGDMAPKVVGSGLPGGPLSQVSAAPTMPPASMAPAKTASWADIASKPAKPQPKLKTKGGLGGTNLPPPPIKHNMDIGTWDNKGTMPKAAAPQQTSLPTNGQPPNQSSPQPGATAGGVPQLPLSNGQLVPPTGQLVQHPLPPGGQPGAVPPPLSQGPPASQPSQPTRWVPPRNRANGFGDAAGGPGQSPPNSGMGGIAVPAEPHPVLEKLRMVNNYNPKDFDWNPKHGRVFIIKSYSEDDIHRSIKYNIWCSTEHGNKRLDAAYRSLANKGPLYLLFSVNGSGHFCGVAEMRSPVDYNTCAGVWSQDKWKGRFDVRWIFVKDVPNSQLRHIRLENNENKPVTNSRDTQEVPLDKARQVLKIIASYKHTTSIFDDFSHYEKRQEEEESVKKVEVQGSDPYSNNSSRSHYRMQDRQGRVK from the exons ATGTCAGCCAGCAGCCTTCTGGAGCAG AGACCGAAAGGCCAAGCAAACAAAG TACAAAACGGAGCTGTTACCCAAAAGGATACTTTGAACGATGATGAGTTCGAGCCTTACCTGAATGCTCAGCCCAGACAG agCAATGCCTATACGGCCATGTCCGACTCCTACATGCCCAGTTACTACAGCCCCTCAATTGGCTTCACCTATTCGCTGAATGAAGCGGCATGGTCAACAGGCGGAGATCCCCCGATGCCTTACCTGGCCTCTTATGGACAGCTTAGCAATGGGGAGCACCACTTTCTCCCAGATGCCATGTTTGGACAGTCTGGAGCACTGGGGAACAACCCTTTCCTGGGACAGCATGGCTTCAACTTCTTTCCCAGTGGGATTGACTTTCCCGCTTGGGGCAACAGCAGCTCTCAGGGACAGTCCACACAGAGCTCAGGTTACAGCAGCAGTTACGCCTATGCCCCTAGCACGCTAGGAGGTGCAATGATTGATGGACAGTCTCCCTTTGCAGCCAACGAGCCGCTCAACAAGGCAGTAGGGATGAATAGCTTGGATCAGGGCATGGCAGGGCTTAAAATTGGGGCTGGGGACATGGCACCAAAAGTTGTTGGTTCTGGACTTCCCGGAGGGCCATTGAGTCAGGTGTCTGCAGCTCCAACCATGCCTCCTGCGTCCATGGCTCCTGCAAAAACTGCTTCTTGGGCGGACATTGCCAGCAAGCCAGCTAAACCACAGCCTAAATTGAAAACTAAGGGGGGACTTGGTGGGACAAATCTGCCACCACCTCCAATAAAACATAACATGGATATTGGGACATGGGACAACAAGGGGACTATGCCTAAAGCAGCAGCCCCACAGCAGACTTCCCTGCCTACTAATGGACAGCCACCCAATCAGTCGTCTCCTCAACCAGGTGCTACTGCTGGTGGGGTGCCTCAGCTGCCCCTCAGCAATGGACAGCTAGTTCCTCCTACTGGACAGCTTGTCCAGCACCCTCTTCCTCCAGGTGGCCAGCCTGGTGCTGTTCCACCTCCACTCTCCCAGGGCCCTCCAGCTTCCCAACCCTCCCAGCCAACCCGCTGGGTGCCCCCACGTAACCGTGCCAACGGCTTTGGGGATGCTGCAGGTGGACCTGGTCAATCCCCTCCCAATTCAGGAATGGGTGGCATTGCTGTGCCAGCTGAACCCCACCCAGTTCTAGAGAAACTGCGCATGGTAAACAACTACAATCCCAAGGACTTCGACTGGAACCCTAAACATGGTCGTGTCTTTATCATCAAGAGTTACTCTGAGGACGATATCCACCGGTCCATTAAGTACAATATCTGGTGCAGCACAGAACATGGCAATAAGCGTCTGGACGCTGCTTACCGTTCACTAGCCAACAAAGGGCCACTCTACCTGCTCTTCAGTGTGAATGGCAGTGGGCACTTCTGTGGCGTGGCGGAGATGCGCTCGCCTGTGGACTACAACACTTGTGCAGGCGTGTGGTCACAGGACAAGTGGAAGGGTCGTTTCGATGTGCGCTGGATCTTTGTCAAGGACGTTCCCAACAGCCAACTAAGGCACATTCGTTTGGAGAACAATGAGAATAAGCCAGTGACCAACTCTCGAGACACACAGGAGGTTCCTCTAGACAAGGCACGTCAGGTGTTGAAGATCATCGCGAGTTACAAGCACACCACCTCCATTTTTGACGACTTCTCACACTACGAGAAACGTcaggaagaggaggagagtgTGAAAAAG GTGGAGGTTCAGGGCAGTGACCCGTACTCCAATAACTCCAGTCGGAGCCACTACAGAATGCAG